Genomic segment of Prinia subflava isolate CZ2003 ecotype Zambia chromosome 4, Cam_Psub_1.2, whole genome shotgun sequence:
aaataacagtattaaaataataacgaattggagaaaaaaaattatgaatagGAAACAtcagttctttctttttaaattacagcaTCTCTAAGGAGCAGTACCAAATATCTTTGTGCATTAAAACCCTCTGTTAGtatgagaaaagggaaaggggaaatatTTCCAAAGGGAAATAAGCATTCCAGAAAATGGGACATGGTGACTCTTACTGCACTAGTTTCTTACTAGGATGAAAGTGTTAATAATGCCTTCTTTAGCTTCAGGACAGTGAAGGCACCTGTCCATCCAGACAACCTAATGTCCAATTTCCTGGCTGCTTATACTGATATGAAATGAAACCATCAGGACTGCCTCAGTCCAAGTAGGAGCCTCCTTAGCAGGACAGGGTGGGATGCAGTGTACAGCTGAGTGCATCCTGCAGTCCCCGTGGgttcctggctgctgctgctaccTGGACATTGATTTCCAGGCTGGAGGCACAGATCCTGCCTGATCTACAACACCATGCTGAGACAGTTTTGTGGATGCAAAGAAACCCTCTGCAGCCTAAGAAACGAGGCAGGAAGTTGTAGCTGGCTGCTAGACTTTGGACACTGAGTCaaaaatggaagggaaaaacaCCTTATCCGGCAAATGTCCCAAAGCCTGCTATGCTGGTGACTTGGCTTAGCTTGGCCTCAGGTTAAGTAAGTGTGCTCCTCAGTTCCTTAATCCCTGAGTTTACAtcattcctttcttctccctaaCCTGGGATATTTGAAGGCAACACACAAgcctcacacacaccccccagacacattttcttcctgaaacCACGTCACAATGAGCAGAGAACACACACATTCATCAGACTGTGCTCTCTGTCCTCCTTGATCTCCTTTAGGTCAGCTTTTCCCGCTTTCCCCTAACGTAGGTGCGGTAGTAGAAGCGCAGGAAGAGAGCCAGGAGGCTGAGGATGTAGAGGAAGACTGCAGTGTTGAAGCCATCAGGGAACGGGCACTCTGTGAAGAGGTTGTAGGAAGAATGGGCAGCAATGGCCACAAACTGGCACTGGAAGAGGTGGAAAAAAGAAGCAGCCAGGTTAGGGAACCCACATGAGATACGCCTCAGCTGGCCACTGAGACCACCACAGCTGTCACAACATCCTAGCAGTGTCCTCAACCCAGAGCACCACCTGCTTGCCTCTCCTGACATCCCTGGGAGCCTGCCTTTCAAGCCCAGCAGTGTTTTCCCACCAGGAAAGATGCCTGGATCAGACCTGGAGGTTTAACCaatccagcctctcctgcccttGGCCCATTTCTCTCACAGTGCAGTAACTGAGAGGTTGGAATGTGAGGGTGGGAGATTCCTCTTCCCCAGTGGTAACCAGGTTATTATACCCataattattttgatttgtaTTTTAGCTTGCAGAGAAGAACTACAGATACTACCTCTATTCATTTAAACATTAAACATTatgttttttttgtattttagtaAGTCACCTATCTCAATACCCTGAAGCAATGAGTTCTACCTACCAAAaagctattaattttttttcctgtgctttaaTTTGCATTACAAATACCTTTTTTATTTCGAGCAATGctttcttgttctgctttgcCATGCAGGCTAAGTGAGATCTCTGGAGCAACCTTCACTGTACCACTATTTTACACATATCCTCTTCCCTTGTAACTGCATACTTTTGGTTTGCAAAGCCTCTCTTTGAGTGGAAAAAAGTCTCCTACAACCATTGTCCTTGTCTGGATCATTGCATTTATGCTGTATCTTTGAAaaaacagaggttttttttttttttttttttttgatttgtaACTTTgtcagaaaagggaaagaaaatctaAAGGGATTATCTAGAGAAAGAATAAAACTCACATATTTCTCTTTAATTCCCCTGTTTGCCTGCAGTTAGAAACTCCCTTCCTTTCTAAAGGAACTGAGTCAAGGCTCCCCAGTCTGCTGCCCTACTGAGAACCCAAAGTTTCCCTGAATCACTGCCCCCACCTCTCCACATCAAGCTTTGTTTTCAGTGCTTCACATACAACATAAAAAGGAGGAATACAATTGCTAATTTTTATCTTCCCTTCCCATTACAGAGGTGTGAATAATTAGTTTGATGTGGTCACTGAAGGCCCCCAGTAGTCTCGTGAGAGCAGCATTTGGAGCAGCTCCCCCATGGCTTCACCTCTCAGAGTAGCACAGGAGGGGACGTGCTGCTCTCGTGGGCAGCAAGCAGAGATTGAGCCAGTGAGGTGACAGGCAGCAGGGCCATCACAGCTGACCcttgggagggcagggaagaaCACTTGGAGCCAATTACCATCTGCAGGATGGTCAGGTAACGCTTCCACCACAGGTGCCGGCGCATCCGCGGGCCCAGGCTGGCCAGGGCGTAGTAGCCATACATGAAGATGTGCACAAAGGAGTTCAGCATCCCAATAAAGAAGGCTGAGGAGTGAAGAAGTGAGGGTGAACAAGGCACATGACCCATTCCAGGCTGACCCTGTGAAGGGCTCACAGTCACCATGGTGATGCTTCCAAAATACATCACATCCACTCCTGTCCCTGAACATTCCACCCAATTCTGCTGTGGAagcacagcagcttctccctTCCTTCAGCATCCAGAATCATTGGGTGGGTTGggtcagaagggaccttaaaggccACTAGCTCCAACCCTCAGGGCACATCTCCCACTAGAATTGcccaaagccccatccaatctggccttgaactGCCAGGGTTGGGGCATCCACAAAATACCCATCCCATATCAAGTGTTCAGGACAGAGAGAGCTTCGAAGGCAGAGGAGAGACTTTGATTGTCTGACCTAAGCATTTCACATCATTCTGGTGTCAAGGCTGTGTAGCCAAAGTGACTTCCTAAAAAAGAATGTCCCAGCACCTTGTATAGGGCCTACCTAGAGTGGTTTAGTACCCAGATGCTTCTCTTCCAGTTgagcaaaaagggaaaaaggggcaGCATTCTGGACACAGCCCAGAAatgggcacagccagagcaggagacagagccaggaccaggctgctgcctgtgaGTGGGGAGTGGGGGAGCACTGCTCTGGGAGGAGATACACACAGACCTCCTGTAGGAtgttatttttgtctgtttggaCCCACTCTCATTCTGGGTGAGGCAGTGACCATGGCAGCCTAAACAGCCCCAAAGGCTGAGCAGATGGGATCGTCTGAAATGCACACACTTTTCTCACCTTTGGAAGCAGGTGAGCTTCCAACCTGCCAGTCAGCCCATCTGCACTGATAATTCTACCTCCACAGCCCAAAAAAGCCTTGAGAAACACAAGGTTTTcttgcagcagcatttctgacaGGCATACCTTGTCCTCCAGGCACGTATTTGACCCCTGACCACCAGTTGAAGAGCATGGAGCCATGATGGTACACGTGCAGAAAAGTCACTTGTTTCTTGcacaaaattaagaaaacctgaaagaaaccaggaaaggaaaacctTGAGTCGGTGTGCTTAGAGAAAAATTTTGCAGTAAGAAGTTATAAAAATAACTAGTGATGAGTCTGAATCTCCCAAAcccatttcctctgctgttGACAAAACCTGGTGAAACACAATGGAACTTATAGGGGGAACTGGAAGATAGAACTTCTCCTACAAAGgtccaaatatttttatgtctGGATTCAGGGCTGAAAGTCCAAAGACAACACATCTGATACTCTGAGCTTCCATACAGTTCACAGCTGCTTGGGTCTGCTCCTTTTCAGGACATAGGCTGTATATTTACTGCTACCAGACATTAACCCACAGAAAAACCACTGTGTTGAATGGCCAAACCCTCCTGGAATTTGCATTAGCAAAAAGAATGGTTTTGCCAGATGAACACGCGTCAGGTCACTGCATTTCACCATGCAcattcatacacacacacataacaAAAAAGTGAATCTGCTTTTCAGGCTCTCAGGACTGGCAAAAAGCTGTTTTTGTTGCTGATGCAAACAGAGAAGGGATTGGCCAAACCCCTGGCAACAGGAAGGATCCACATGTTTGTTCACATTTTAGTGGGTTGTCAACTTACACCCCAAAGAGGTGTGAAGTTTCAGGGTAGGACACAGATTTCTCCTGCTGGCCAAGCAGAGGCCTTGTCCAGTCACTTAGTTCATTTACAGTGCAGAAGGAGACCCGGAGACAAGCTATAAAGAGGTGGACTTTCAATTCCCCCAGGACACAAACTTTAGCACACAGCTCTGAGATAATCCATGGCAGGAGATGCCAGGATTTCTCCACTTGCAGCTCCTTTTCTGCCCCACTATTAATCAGCCAGCCAGGCAATGGCAGAACCTGTGTGGCACCAGCAGCTAAAATTTTGGGGGCCTACTCTGGAAGCAGCTAAAATTTTGGGGGCCCACTCTGGAGCGCTGCCCCTTTCTGACAGGGAAGGATCTGTTTCCAGCCCCGATCCCGCTGAGGGGCTGAGCCCTCCTTACCGTATCCAGCAGCTCGATGACTTTGGAGAAGAAGAACCACCAACACACTCttgccatctgctgggcagcacaAGGCACGGCAGTTAGAGCTTCTGAGAGCTTTACCCAAAACCAACACATTTTCAACTACACTGTATCCCTGCCCACCCAGGGTCTGCAGCAAGGGGGGGAAattaggggatttttttttttttttcccagatggCAAGactctgaaaaactgaaaagatgATATGATGCTTGCATCTGTTCAAAGCAAGGCACTGTAACTCCAAATTCAAAGAGAAAATACCCATGCAGCATTTCTAAAAAGCTGATGCTGGTGGGACCCAACCCCTGTGATGGCCAATAGTTTTAGCCAAATCCCTCTGCTAAAAGAAGTGTTGAGTAAGATTTGTGTCATGCAAAGCAGACGatataaaaattgcttttcttggTAGCAGACACCCCGAATCCTTATAGTCCACATGAAGAATCACTTCTATTTCAGAGGTAATTTGCAATATTGATACTTCAGCTGAGAAAATTATCCTCTCTGCAGTGACCAAAGAGCAAACTTAGATGGCTGGGTTGACTGAGATGATTAATTTTAGAGAACTAAAGCAAAGTGCACCAACTGTTGAAGCAGACAAATTAATGGAATAGATTTACAGGCAACAACAAACTGGAGTCAAAGCCTTCTTAGCCGTGCAAATTGCTATTTATGAACAAAAGAATCTGCATAGCCACAGGAGGGCAGGGCCAAAGGCAAGCTTTCTCCAGAACTGTACCCTCATTCCCAGCTCACTCCAGCTGTAATCCACTGGCTGGCACAGGTAGCTGTAGTTGGCCAAGACTGAAGTGACCAGAAactgaaacaaaccaaaagcaaataaaaatcaattttttgttCAATGCCATCTGTTCCAAAAAAAGTGGGTATATTAATGCTGAGATAGTAGGGTCTCACTCTAATAGTCACTGACAGAAAATCCATGAACAAATAGTAAAAACCTAAAACAAAGTACTTCACATCCTGGTTGGAATCTCAAAAAGCAAGTGTGGCCTGGGAAGATTTGTAACTCTTTGTGTAATCACTGGAGGGCTCAAAACTACTTCAGCAGGAATAGTGAATTCTACGCTGCTGAGTCTCTCTGAGAGTCTGTTCTCCTTTGCAAagatcccaggctgctctgtttTGGTTGGTTGCATTTGCCTGTTCACTGGGAAGCCAAAAACTAGACCAAGTAACAAGTATAACTGAACAATCAAgcacagaaaagtaattttcacaCCTGTCCTCAGATGGAGCAGCATTGgttcaaaaaaaaaccaaacaaaacaaaagcaatttgTGTTAATGTAACACTTGTGATACAAATTAAAAGGGCATATTTGTTTGCATCAGAATGTTTTTGAAACTTTGGCCATGTTCCCTCGAGGAGTTTTCAGTGGCCTACATAAACTGGGGGGGACAGGCTTGTGGAAAGGCTTATGCATTAAGAATAAGCAGAAAAACACGTTCTTTACAGAAAGTGCTTGGCACTCCTGGAGAGAACTACCAACTTTggaaaatcatagaatgttaaggggttggaagggaccgtAAGAAAGATGATCTGATCCCAATCCCCTGCcttgagcagggacacctttcacgAGACCAGGGGTTCTCATCCTCAGAGATGGATCCATCACCAGCCAGACTCGAGGCAAAATGAGCCTGTCCCACATCCTCCACACACTCTGTGCCTCATGGGGAGATCTCAACTTGCAATTCATTCATTAAGGATGAATGAAATCCCGTGTAAATTTCATGAATGGCGGGAGGATTGAGAAATGGGAGGAAATCAAGTACAGCAGGACAACACTGCTCCTCTTGTGGCAAAACACAGACATGTGCAAGCCAGCTCCCGTTCCCTTCAGCAGAGTCCATCAGCAAAAGCTGTTCAAACCCTGGAATCTGGAGGCTCTGGGACTCAAACCCTCCCCAGGTGCTTACCTAGGAGCCAAGCCTGCCTCCTCACCTCGTGGAACATGTAGCTGGACAATGCCACCATGGCCAGGTTGTAGGTGAGCAGCGGGGCCCGCAGCTCcaggcgccgccgccgccgcatGCAGGACGGCCCCAGCGCCACCATGCAGAGGTAGGAGGTGAAGAGCAGGGTGATGGGAAGTGGGGAGTAGACCAGTGGCCATGGGTCTGTCCTTGGATCTGGGAAGCAAaacacacagccacagctgacACCTCCACGCAGAGCAAGGCAGATatatttaattgtatttaattGATTcccttcagaaagaaaattggtGTCTCTGTGTCTTTGCAAAGCTGCACCTCAGTCCTTCTGCTCTGACTCGGCCAAAAGGCTTTAGCACAAAGGTTTTAGCCCAGTTTTTGGGTATGGACTGCAGTACTGGAAGGCAGACCTTTCCTGGGATGAGCTGGAGCCCTCCCTGGGCAAAAGGAGCAATCCCACACACTGTGCAGggaggcacaggagcagccaaAGCAACAGTGGCTCCTCAGGAGTGTAAATCTTTACagttaaataataaaaatgtttcaatcACTGGTGTTTACTTCCTTACAATCCTCAGGACATCTGAAATTCTCCACTCCTTTATTTTTATACCTGCTCATAGAGTGGACTCTCTTAAAAAGCACGAATTTACTGGGAAATTCCAAAACACTTATCCCTGCTGAAAAAGCTCTTCAGTCCTACAATAAAGAGAAATTCAACAGCTTCTCTGTCATGCCACCTCCCCCTAATCCTGCCACCACCCAGGATATGTCATAtcaacaaaaaatcccagatgCCATTCACgctttcctttcctgttcccATTGTGATCACTGCTCTGCCAAACTCCCTTACTTTTTGATAAATGCCATACCAGTCTGGACAACTCTGTTAATCCCTATCCCTTCTAAACCTCCCAGCTCTTTATGAAGGCTCTTAAGGGCTGTGTCAGGAGCTCTTTGATATTCCATTTCTGGATTTAACAGTTTGTCAGAAGTCCTGAATTCCAATTTACACTCTCTTGTGAACGACAAGTCCTGACACTTTTACAGTCTGAGCATTATGCCCCACGTCCTCCACCTGCCAAAGCCATCATGCAAGCCTGCTGTTCTACCTTTGTGGCattttgtggcttttctttACATCCAGAGATACAACAGAGCCCTTTGGGACCAAACTGAGCCTCTAACTACCGAACATCTGATGTCTCCTCACTGCAAAGTGTCAAATCTCAAGCACTGAGGAGTAGTTACTGCCAATATTCAATTTGATAACAAGTTTTACTGGCATCACAAAGAGTTTAAACCCCAAAGTATTAACTCTTTGGTCAACTCTTTGGTCAGCTTTCCCATGACacctgaaaatgcattttagaaaAATCACTTCCTTTAGTACTCCAGATTTAACAGGCAATCCCAAGCATTTATTGCTCCCGGTCTTGTCAGAGCCCACTGGGAAATCCTCCATCCTTTCATTCCTTACTCTGATCCAGCTGGAGGGTCAATGAGATATGTTTCAAGACTTAAGGGGAGTTTGTGATCATGGAGAAGGGAAAGTGGAAACCTGCTTAGTGAAGAAAATGTGGTCTAGTATAAGGATTGCATTCCTTCTAGGTCTGGTTTTCATGATTATGCTGTTCATGCAGGAATTGCCATTTTAGACAGCATCTCTACCTACCTCCGTTTTCAAGAACCCAGTTGTAGAATTCCTGAGTTTTCTGCCAAGTTGAAGCCATCCCAAGTTCTGGAAAGAAATTAACTTGACTGAGTCTAGAATGAGGAGGCTCTTTAGACAAAGGCTCACGACTACACCTAATGAAAGGACAATAGTTAGCTTTCTAAAAAGTTAACTTTTAGACCAGGATTAAAGTCCCctttaaaaaatggaagaaagacaACCCCCTTGCAAGGATTAGCAACCTAACTtccagattttatttatttataaatttaaataacttATTATTTAACTTCCGGATTTTGATATTTCATGGAGGTTTCACTTCTAAAAAATGCTCTGAGCATCTGCATGTGATCTGCCAGAGCCAGGAGGGGACTGCCAGTACCGTTGAGGAATCAGTCATGTGGCATTTTTTCCTAAAGCACTGTGAGCACAACATTCATGTGAGGACACACACCAGATATCATAACTGCATCCTGCTGCAGGTATTATTGGATattcccagtgctgggaggCAGCTAGGGATTCattcagcactgctgcagctccaggggtgATAACAGAGTTGATTATTTGGTTTTCTGAGCCCCCAGTTtacatattaattttattttgtatagaTTCTGTAATATAGCACATAAAGTAGAATACTCATACATATTATGATgatcctcctcttcccttctttcctttaGCAGGGAGATGTTTTCAAAGGCACTTGGAAGTTCTCctagaaaacacttttttgcAGTTAGTTTCAACAGCTTGAGCTACCCGATCCAGTTCTATTAGCAAACACACGACTTCCTCCCAGTTTCACTTCCTGCTGGCGTTTAGAAAACCACATTTTCTCCTCTGACTCCTCCCCACA
This window contains:
- the LOC134549626 gene encoding very long chain fatty acid elongase 4-like isoform X1 translates to MYSPPLWRGKPGCSSSWCRLHLRTPGERDARSCCGELPSAFENISLLKERREEEDHHNMCSREPLSKEPPHSRLSQVNFFPELGMASTWQKTQEFYNWVLENGDPRTDPWPLVYSPLPITLLFTSYLCMVALGPSCMRRRRRLELRAPLLTYNLAMVALSSYMFHEFLVTSVLANYSYLCQPVDYSWSELGMRQMARVCWWFFFSKVIELLDTVFLILCKKQVTFLHVYHHGSMLFNWWSGVKYVPGGQAFFIGMLNSFVHIFMYGYYALASLGPRMRRHLWWKRYLTILQMCQFVAIAAHSSYNLFTECPFPDGFNTAVFLYILSLLALFLRFYYRTYVRGKREKLT
- the LOC134549626 gene encoding very long chain fatty acid elongase 4-like isoform X3, translating into MASTWQKTQEFYNWVLENGDPRTDPWPLVYSPLPITLLFTSYLCMVALGPSCMRRRRRLELRAPLLTYNLAMVALSSYMFHEFLVTSVLANYSYLCQPVDYSWSELGMRQMARVCWWFFFSKVIELLDTVFLILCKKQVTFLHVYHHGSMLFNWWSGVKYVPGGQAFFIGMLNSFVHIFMYGYYALASLGPRMRRHLWWKRYLTILQMCQFVAIAAHSSYNLFTECPFPDGFNTAVFLYILSLLALFLRFYYRTYVRGKREKLT
- the LOC134549626 gene encoding very long chain fatty acid elongase 4-like isoform X2, with product MLGAAACFLGELPSAFENISLLKERREEEDHHNMCSREPLSKEPPHSRLSQVNFFPELGMASTWQKTQEFYNWVLENGDPRTDPWPLVYSPLPITLLFTSYLCMVALGPSCMRRRRRLELRAPLLTYNLAMVALSSYMFHEFLVTSVLANYSYLCQPVDYSWSELGMRQMARVCWWFFFSKVIELLDTVFLILCKKQVTFLHVYHHGSMLFNWWSGVKYVPGGQAFFIGMLNSFVHIFMYGYYALASLGPRMRRHLWWKRYLTILQMCQFVAIAAHSSYNLFTECPFPDGFNTAVFLYILSLLALFLRFYYRTYVRGKREKLT